One genomic segment of Erysipelotrichaceae bacterium 66202529 includes these proteins:
- a CDS encoding tyrosine-type recombinase/integrase codes for MINQIITNIQQDLYEILTEDQMKALSQALSKHLSTLDMDKPAENNTKPDMLPLFIAAKRVEGCSEKSLRYYESTIRNMLEAISKPECQISTEDLRGYLDTYQRRGTVSKVTLDNVRRILSSFFAWLEDEDYIVKSPVRRIHKVKTGKTVKETYSDESLELMRDHCDNTRDLAMIDLLVSTGIRVGELVKLNRDDVDFENRECIVFGKGNKQRKVYFDARTKIHLQRYLSERADDNDALFVSLLKPYDRLQISGVEIRLRKIGRELNFHKVHPHKFRRTLATMAIDKGMPIEQVQQLLGHQSIDTTLQYAMVNQNNVKESHRKYIG; via the coding sequence ATGATCAATCAAATAATCACAAACATACAGCAGGATTTATACGAAATCCTGACCGAGGACCAAATGAAAGCGCTATCTCAGGCCCTCAGCAAGCATCTATCTACACTTGATATGGACAAACCCGCAGAAAATAACACAAAGCCCGATATGCTTCCGTTGTTTATTGCTGCAAAACGTGTGGAGGGCTGTTCTGAAAAGTCTCTCCGCTATTACGAATCAACCATTCGTAATATGCTGGAAGCTATCAGCAAGCCCGAATGCCAGATCTCCACTGAAGATCTGCGAGGCTACCTTGATACTTATCAACGCCGTGGCACCGTCAGCAAGGTAACATTGGATAATGTAAGACGTATCCTATCTTCTTTCTTTGCATGGCTTGAGGACGAAGATTATATCGTAAAGAGCCCAGTGAGAAGGATTCATAAGGTAAAGACCGGAAAAACGGTCAAAGAAACCTACTCCGATGAATCACTGGAACTCATGCGAGACCACTGCGATAACACACGTGATCTTGCCATGATTGACCTCTTAGTTTCTACCGGCATCCGTGTCGGCGAACTTGTAAAGCTCAACCGCGATGATGTGGATTTTGAAAACCGCGAATGCATCGTCTTTGGCAAGGGCAATAAACAACGGAAAGTATACTTTGACGCCAGAACGAAAATTCATTTGCAACGTTACCTCTCGGAGCGTGCAGATGATAACGATGCTTTATTTGTATCATTGCTCAAACCGTATGATAGGCTGCAAATCAGCGGCGTAGAAATACGGCTTCGCAAAATTGGGCGTGAATTGAACTTCCACAAGGTGCATCCGCACAAGTTCCGCAGGACCCTAGCAACAATGGCTATTGATAAAGGTATGCCCATAGAGCAGGTTCAGCAGCTTCTAGGCCACCAGAGCATTGATACTACTTTACAGTATGCTATGGTCAACCAGAACAATGTGAAAGAATCGCACCGTAAATACATCGGATAA
- a CDS encoding restriction endonuclease subunit S: MSKVLLGDVAVERKETCKGSKDGYPIVGLEHLIPEELALTAWDEGCENTFTKMFRKGNVLFGRRRAYLKKAAVAPFDGICSGDITVIEAKPDRILPELLPFIIQNDTLFDFAVGKSAGSLSPRVKWEHLKNYEFELPDMEKQRELASLLWAMDDTKKSYQKLIAATDELVKSQFMVQFGDPKSNQNSVSFEAAFTIRDDLRKPINDAVRSEMHTGKLYPYYGANGQVDSINDYLMDCTAICLAEDCGAYGAGESTSYIVSGKCWVNNHAHILIPKECCDIEFANIYFRILDMSEYVTGTTRLKLTQGKMKTLPMILPPMDQQEQFAAFVRQSDKSKFELEQALAELSATYKRIITENLG, from the coding sequence ATGAGTAAGGTTTTGCTTGGTGATGTCGCCGTAGAACGCAAAGAGACCTGCAAAGGCAGCAAGGATGGCTATCCTATTGTTGGCTTGGAACACCTGATACCGGAAGAACTTGCTTTGACTGCTTGGGATGAAGGGTGTGAGAACACCTTTACGAAAATGTTCCGCAAAGGCAACGTGTTGTTCGGCCGCCGTAGAGCATATTTGAAAAAAGCTGCTGTGGCTCCCTTTGATGGGATCTGCTCCGGTGACATCACCGTTATCGAAGCGAAGCCGGATCGTATTCTACCGGAACTGCTACCGTTTATCATTCAAAATGATACTCTTTTTGACTTTGCTGTTGGCAAGTCCGCTGGCTCACTCTCTCCTCGTGTTAAGTGGGAACACCTGAAAAACTATGAATTTGAGCTGCCGGATATGGAAAAACAAAGAGAGCTGGCCTCACTGCTCTGGGCTATGGATGATACAAAGAAATCCTACCAGAAGCTAATTGCCGCTACGGATGAACTGGTGAAATCTCAATTTATGGTGCAGTTTGGTGATCCAAAGAGCAATCAGAATTCAGTGAGCTTTGAAGCGGCATTCACTATTCGTGATGATCTGCGCAAACCAATAAACGATGCAGTTCGTTCCGAAATGCATACCGGTAAACTGTACCCATATTATGGTGCTAACGGACAGGTTGATAGTATCAACGACTATCTTATGGATTGTACAGCTATTTGTTTAGCAGAGGATTGCGGCGCATACGGCGCTGGAGAATCCACTTCTTACATTGTTTCTGGCAAATGCTGGGTAAACAACCACGCTCACATATTAATTCCAAAAGAATGCTGTGACATCGAATTCGCTAATATATACTTTAGAATTTTGGATATGTCTGAATACGTAACTGGAACTACCAGGCTAAAACTAACGCAAGGAAAGATGAAAACACTACCGATGATATTGCCACCGATGGATCAGCAAGAGCAATTTGCAGCCTTTGTCCGTCAGAGCGATAAATCAAAATTTGAACTCGAACAAGCACTTGCTGAGCTGTCCGCGACCTATAAACGTATTATTACTGAGAATCTTGGCTAA
- a CDS encoding N-6 DNA methylase — MSKRITIEELQSYLWNAAVLLRTNIDAGAYKQYVFPLLFFKRICDVYDEETALAIEEYGDDAAEFDSDEIHTFVLPQGYHWNDVRAVSENVGVAIVEAFRKVENANIDKLQGIFGDGAWTNKNRLPDRLLKDLLEHFSTKTLSVENCPEDELGQGYEYLIKKFADDSGHTAQEFYTNRTVVHLMTEMLKPESGESIYDPTCGSAGMLISAIAYLKEKNKEWRNVAVYGQEINALTSAIGKMNLFLHGVKDFSIVNGDTLKAPAFVENGRLQQFDLCLANPPYSISQWDRAAFESDKYGRNFLGVPPQGRADYAFLQHIIASLKEETGRCAILFPHGVLFRNEESAMREKLVRSDKVECVIGLGPNLFYNSPMEACIMICRMTKRPDRRGQVLFINAINEVERKNAQSYLDEHHITRIAAAYDNYADDGDFAMVATIQDIADNNFSLSIPLYVKPEVNKADIDDRTVQEHYDSWLAASEMMKLSYEKLNALLGKEAVVNE, encoded by the coding sequence GTGAGTAAAAGAATAACAATAGAAGAACTCCAATCTTACCTTTGGAATGCAGCAGTTCTCTTGAGAACCAACATTGATGCCGGTGCCTATAAGCAGTATGTGTTCCCACTGCTGTTCTTCAAACGTATTTGTGATGTGTACGATGAAGAAACTGCTCTTGCCATTGAAGAATATGGTGACGATGCAGCCGAATTTGACAGCGACGAAATCCACACCTTTGTACTTCCCCAGGGCTATCACTGGAATGATGTTCGTGCGGTGTCTGAAAACGTCGGTGTAGCCATCGTTGAGGCATTTCGCAAAGTTGAAAACGCCAACATTGATAAGCTGCAAGGCATTTTTGGTGATGGTGCATGGACCAATAAAAACAGACTCCCTGATAGACTGTTAAAGGATTTACTGGAGCACTTCAGCACCAAGACGCTTTCCGTTGAAAACTGTCCAGAAGATGAGCTTGGTCAGGGATATGAGTATCTCATCAAAAAGTTTGCTGATGATAGCGGCCACACAGCACAGGAGTTTTACACAAACCGTACTGTTGTGCATTTGATGACTGAAATGCTAAAGCCTGAATCCGGCGAATCTATCTACGATCCAACTTGTGGCAGCGCCGGTATGCTTATCTCTGCAATAGCATATCTCAAGGAAAAGAATAAAGAATGGCGTAATGTAGCTGTATATGGTCAGGAAATCAACGCTTTGACCTCCGCCATAGGAAAAATGAATCTGTTCCTTCATGGTGTTAAGGATTTTAGCATCGTTAACGGCGATACGCTCAAAGCACCCGCTTTCGTTGAAAATGGTAGATTACAACAATTTGACCTGTGCTTAGCTAATCCGCCTTATTCGATTAGTCAATGGGATCGTGCCGCTTTTGAAAGCGACAAATACGGTCGTAACTTCTTAGGTGTGCCGCCGCAGGGCCGTGCTGATTATGCATTCCTTCAGCATATTATCGCAAGTCTGAAGGAAGAGACTGGTCGATGTGCTATTCTGTTCCCTCACGGAGTTCTTTTCCGCAACGAGGAAAGTGCTATGCGTGAAAAGCTGGTACGCAGTGACAAAGTGGAATGTGTCATCGGACTTGGGCCAAACCTATTCTACAACTCGCCTATGGAAGCCTGCATTATGATTTGTCGAATGACCAAACGCCCTGACCGCCGTGGACAGGTGCTGTTTATCAATGCAATAAATGAAGTTGAACGTAAAAATGCGCAGAGCTATCTGGATGAACACCACATCACTCGAATCGCAGCAGCGTATGACAACTATGCTGACGATGGCGATTTTGCAATGGTGGCCACCATTCAAGACATCGCTGATAACAACTTCTCCCTTAGTATTCCGCTGTATGTTAAACCCGAAGTGAACAAAGCGGATATAGATGACCGTACCGTTCAGGAACATTATGATAGTTGGCTTGCAGCTTCCGAAATGATGAAGCTGAGCTACGAGAAACTAAACGCTTTATTAGGAAAGGAGGCGGTTGTCAATGAGTAA